A genomic window from Fusobacterium sp. includes:
- the dprA gene encoding DNA-processing protein DprA, whose translation MEWYKLRTAGVKDSVIRNLMSAFKEYLDIFKLDEFQLKKYFNIDDTEYKKIINSKTLSLDKEIENLKKNKVKVLSLKNNNYPEELKNISQPPVFLYYKGDISLLKNKRIGVVGTRKATVYGKITCEKMTEELVNNEITTVSGLALGIDSICHKKTLDKSGKTIAVVGSGLDIIYPKENRILWENIEKYGLIISEYPLGTEPIGYNFPMRNRIIVGLSRGILVIESQKKGGSLITAELALEEGREVFAVPGDIFSPSSEGCNNLIKNSQAKLTTDVKDIITEYGWEVKNNKNNNLNLTSYEEKIFSLLEKEKNLDELILDTSFKASEILSILMDLEIKSAIVSIPGGKYRRKN comes from the coding sequence TTGGAATGGTATAAATTAAGGACAGCAGGTGTCAAAGACAGTGTTATCCGTAATTTAATGTCAGCTTTTAAGGAATACTTGGATATATTTAAATTAGATGAATTTCAACTAAAAAAATACTTCAATATAGATGATACAGAATATAAAAAAATTATTAACTCTAAAACTCTATCTCTTGATAAAGAAATAGAAAACCTAAAGAAAAACAAAGTGAAAGTATTAAGTTTAAAAAATAACAACTATCCAGAAGAACTAAAAAATATAAGTCAGCCTCCTGTTTTCTTATACTATAAAGGAGATATTTCTCTTCTTAAGAATAAAAGAATAGGAGTAGTAGGTACAAGAAAAGCTACTGTCTATGGAAAAATAACCTGCGAAAAAATGACTGAAGAACTTGTAAATAATGAAATAACTACTGTAAGTGGACTAGCTCTTGGAATAGACAGTATATGTCATAAAAAAACTTTGGATAAATCTGGCAAAACTATTGCAGTAGTTGGCAGTGGTCTTGATATTATTTATCCAAAAGAAAACAGAATCCTTTGGGAAAATATAGAGAAATATGGATTAATAATCAGTGAATATCCTTTAGGAACAGAGCCTATTGGGTATAATTTTCCTATGAGAAATAGAATAATAGTTGGTTTATCCAGAGGAATTCTTGTAATAGAAAGTCAAAAAAAAGGTGGCAGTTTAATCACTGCTGAATTAGCTTTGGAAGAAGGAAGAGAAGTATTTGCTGTTCCAGGAGATATTTTTTCCCCTTCATCTGAAGGATGTAATAATCTTATAAAAAACAGTCAGGCAAAGCTTACAACAGATGTAAAAGATATAATTACAGAATATGGATGGGAAGTAAAAAATAATAAAAATAATAATTTAAATCTTACTTCTTATGAAGAAAAAATATTTTCTCTGCTTGAAAAAGAAAAAAATTTAGATGAACTTATTTTAGATACTTCATTTAAAGCAAGTGAGATTTTATCTATACTTATGGACCTTGAAATAAAGAGTGCTATAGTAAGTATTCCAGGTGGAAAATATAGAAGAAAAAACTAA
- the topA gene encoding type I DNA topoisomerase: MVKKNLVIVESPAKAKTIEKILGKNFHVVASFGHVRDLPKSKLGVDVENNFQPSYSTIKGKGDVIKNLKDLAKKSDKIYLASDPDREGEAIAWHIAHALKLDEKDNNRIEFNEITETAIKDSISHARKIDMDKVNAQQARRILDRLVGYGISSLLWKSISSNTSAGRVQSVALKLICDLEDEIKKFIPVKFWEIKGEFLNKLKLSLYRVDNKKFDKLTDEKIVKEIKKIEKKDFTVIEAKVSKKSKNSPLPLKTSTLQQLASSYLGFSASKTMRVAQSLYEGIDIDGNHKGLITYMRTDSTRISEDAVEMAKKYILENFGKEYLGIQKTVKNKQKIQDAHEAIRPTDILLTPDNLKSTLDKDQHKLYKLIWDRFLISQLAPMKYEQFEIICNYEKFDFRGTINKIIFDGYYKIFKEEEDLPLGEFPAIKEGDILKLEKLLIKEDFTKPPSRFTESSLVKKLEAEGIGRPSTYATIIETLKKREYVVVEGKSFSPTALGYEIKDKLDENFPNIMNVKFTAELENKLDDVAEGEKDWINLLSVFYKELKHYIDKFKITVEEEMSRIIESDVPCSCGKGNMILKTGRFGRYLACPSESDDCKEKISLKGVEIPAEDIKNGKIFVKEKVEEIVKAKKGRPTDVYTDNNTMYLLKFGRFGSYLESEKFAEDNIRTPLPPEIRKMLANNQITEKDGVVQLKAELKKITDEEEKILKAAGKCEKCGKPFKINRGRWGKFLACTGYPECKNIKKIENKK, translated from the coding sequence TTGGTTAAAAAGAATTTAGTTATAGTTGAATCCCCAGCTAAGGCTAAAACAATAGAAAAAATCTTAGGAAAAAATTTCCATGTAGTTGCTTCTTTTGGGCATGTCAGAGACCTTCCTAAAAGTAAACTTGGTGTAGATGTGGAAAATAATTTCCAACCTTCTTATTCTACTATAAAAGGAAAAGGAGATGTAATAAAAAATTTAAAAGATCTTGCAAAAAAATCTGATAAAATATATCTTGCTTCCGATCCAGATAGAGAAGGAGAAGCTATTGCATGGCACATAGCTCATGCTTTAAAACTTGACGAAAAAGATAACAACAGAATAGAATTTAATGAAATAACTGAAACAGCTATTAAAGATTCTATATCACATGCTAGAAAAATTGATATGGATAAGGTAAATGCCCAGCAAGCCAGAAGAATACTTGATAGATTAGTGGGATATGGTATAAGTTCTTTACTTTGGAAAAGTATCTCTTCAAACACTTCTGCTGGAAGAGTTCAATCTGTAGCTCTAAAGCTTATTTGTGATTTGGAAGATGAAATAAAAAAATTCATTCCAGTTAAATTCTGGGAAATAAAAGGAGAGTTTTTAAATAAATTAAAACTTTCTTTATATAGAGTAGATAATAAAAAATTTGATAAACTTACTGATGAAAAAATTGTTAAAGAAATAAAAAAAATAGAAAAAAAAGATTTTACTGTAATTGAAGCCAAAGTTTCGAAAAAAAGTAAAAATTCTCCATTACCTTTAAAAACTAGTACTCTTCAGCAGTTAGCTTCGTCTTATTTAGGTTTTTCAGCTTCTAAAACTATGAGAGTAGCTCAAAGTTTATATGAAGGTATTGATATAGATGGAAATCATAAAGGACTTATAACATATATGAGGACTGACTCTACAAGAATATCTGAAGACGCTGTAGAAATGGCAAAAAAATATATTCTTGAAAATTTTGGAAAAGAATATCTTGGAATACAAAAAACTGTTAAAAATAAACAGAAAATACAAGATGCCCATGAAGCTATCAGGCCTACTGATATTCTCTTAACTCCTGATAATCTGAAAAGTACTTTAGATAAAGACCAGCATAAACTATATAAACTAATCTGGGATAGATTTCTTATATCACAACTTGCTCCTATGAAATATGAGCAGTTTGAAATAATATGCAATTATGAAAAGTTCGACTTTAGAGGAACTATTAATAAAATAATATTTGATGGATATTATAAAATATTTAAAGAAGAGGAAGATCTTCCTCTTGGAGAATTTCCTGCTATAAAAGAAGGCGATATTCTTAAATTAGAAAAGCTTCTTATCAAAGAAGACTTTACTAAGCCTCCTTCAAGATTTACTGAATCTTCTTTAGTTAAAAAGTTAGAAGCTGAAGGAATTGGAAGACCTTCTACATATGCTACTATTATAGAAACTTTGAAAAAAAGAGAATATGTTGTAGTTGAAGGGAAAAGTTTCAGTCCTACTGCATTAGGCTATGAAATAAAAGATAAACTTGATGAAAATTTCCCTAATATAATGAATGTTAAATTTACTGCTGAACTTGAAAATAAGCTTGATGATGTTGCTGAAGGAGAAAAAGATTGGATAAATCTTCTTTCAGTATTCTATAAAGAGCTTAAACATTATATAGATAAATTTAAAATCACAGTGGAAGAAGAAATGTCAAGAATAATTGAATCTGATGTTCCATGTTCTTGTGGAAAAGGCAACATGATTCTAAAGACAGGTAGATTTGGAAGATATCTTGCATGTCCTAGTGAATCTGATGACTGTAAAGAAAAAATATCTCTTAAAGGTGTGGAAATACCTGCTGAAGATATAAAAAATGGTAAAATATTTGTAAAAGAGAAAGTAGAAGAAATAGTAAAAGCAAAAAAAGGAAGACCTACTGATGTATACACAGATAATAACACTATGTATCTTTTAAAATTTGGTAGATTTGGAAGTTATCTGGAAAGTGAAAAGTTTGCTGAAGACAATATAAGAACTCCTCTTCCTCCTGAAATCAGAAAAATGCTGGCTAATAACCAAATAACAGAAAAAGATGGAGTAGTCCAGCTTAAAGCTGAATTAAAAAAGATTACTGATGAAGAAGAAAAGATATTGAAAGCAGCTGGTAAATGTGAAAAATGTGGAAAACCATTTAAAATTAACAGAGGCAGATGGGGAAAATTTCTTGCTTGTACAGGATACCCAGAATGTAAAAATATAAAAAAAATAGAAAATAAAAAATAG
- the trmFO gene encoding methylenetetrahydrofolate--tRNA-(uracil(54)-C(5))-methyltransferase (FADH(2)-oxidizing) TrmFO: MNNKEVIIVGAGLAGCEAAYQLAKRGIKVKLYEMKSKKMTEAHKKEYFAELVCSNSLGGDNLANASGLMKEELRKLDSLLIKIADKNRVPAGQALAVDRDGFSLEITEYLKNMKNIEVVDEEFTEIPEDRIILIASGPLTSEVLSKKIAELTHSEHLYFYDAAAPIITLESINMEKAYRQSRYGKGEGEYINCPMNKDEYYAFYNALITAERAPLKVFEEEKLFEACMPVERIAMTGERTLVFGPLKPKGLINPKTDKMDYAVVQLRQDDKDGKLYNIVGFQTNLKWGEQKRVFSMIPGLENAEFVRYGVMHRNTFIDSSKLLDETLKLKTHDNIYFAGQITGSEGYVSSISTGAIAAINIAHKLLEKSPFVLDDRSAIGAIIKYITEEKKNFQPMGPNFGIIKSLDGMRIKDKKERYNMISKIALEYLENKINELA, encoded by the coding sequence ATGAACAATAAAGAAGTTATAATAGTAGGAGCTGGATTAGCTGGTTGCGAAGCTGCGTATCAACTTGCTAAAAGGGGAATAAAAGTAAAACTTTATGAAATGAAATCAAAAAAAATGACAGAGGCACATAAAAAAGAGTATTTTGCTGAGCTTGTCTGCAGTAATTCTTTAGGTGGAGATAATCTTGCCAATGCTTCTGGTCTTATGAAAGAAGAACTAAGAAAACTTGATTCTCTTCTTATAAAAATAGCTGATAAAAATAGAGTTCCTGCTGGACAGGCTCTTGCTGTAGACAGAGATGGTTTTTCACTAGAAATTACTGAATATTTAAAAAATATGAAAAATATAGAAGTGGTTGATGAAGAATTTACTGAAATACCTGAAGATAGAATAATACTTATTGCTTCTGGTCCTCTTACATCTGAAGTATTATCTAAAAAAATAGCTGAACTTACTCATAGTGAGCATCTTTATTTTTATGATGCTGCTGCTCCCATTATAACTTTAGAATCTATTAATATGGAAAAAGCTTATCGTCAGTCTCGTTATGGAAAAGGAGAAGGGGAGTACATAAACTGTCCAATGAATAAAGACGAATATTATGCTTTTTATAATGCTTTAATAACAGCTGAAAGAGCTCCTTTAAAAGTTTTTGAAGAAGAAAAACTTTTTGAAGCATGTATGCCTGTTGAAAGAATAGCCATGACTGGAGAAAGAACTCTTGTATTTGGACCTTTAAAACCTAAAGGACTTATTAATCCCAAAACTGATAAAATGGATTATGCTGTTGTACAGCTTAGGCAGGATGACAAAGATGGAAAACTATATAATATAGTGGGATTCCAAACTAATTTAAAATGGGGAGAACAAAAAAGAGTTTTTTCAATGATTCCTGGACTTGAAAATGCTGAGTTCGTTAGATATGGTGTCATGCACAGAAATACATTCATAGACTCATCAAAATTATTAGATGAAACATTAAAATTAAAAACACATGACAATATCTATTTTGCTGGCCAGATAACAGGAAGTGAAGGTTATGTTTCTTCCATATCTACTGGAGCTATTGCTGCTATTAATATAGCTCATAAATTATTAGAAAAATCTCCCTTTGTCTTAGATGATAGAAGTGCTATTGGAGCAATAATAAAATATATTACTGAAGAAAAGAAAAATTTTCAGCCTATGGGACCTAATTTCGGAATTATAAAATCTCTTGATGGAATGAGAATAAAAGATAAAAAAGAAAGATATAATATGATTTCAAAAATAGCTTTAGAATACTTAGAAAATAAAATAAATGAACTTGCATAG
- a CDS encoding tyrosine-type recombinase/integrase — protein MENIEKNIKDFLYFAEFGENKSLNTIKSLKKDLSQLSEYLKNIEKTEDASKITPVMLRGFIIELQKNEVGKRSINRKLSSLRSFFKYLIKNNLIKNNPIEIINSPSFEAEKPDILTLEEINKLRDTIDISNTNGLRDRLIFELLYSSGITSTEMLGIGEQVFDLDSRTLLVSNGKTNRTVFFSQRTREYFKRYVESKKEKYNDKYNSSILFVNGSGSRLSDRSLRRIVDRYAAKAGITREISPYTFRHTFAVHLLAKGMSLNFLQELMGHVTIESTKIYQEILYKIPLDFINQS, from the coding sequence ATGGAAAATATAGAAAAAAATATAAAAGATTTTTTGTATTTTGCTGAATTTGGAGAAAATAAAAGCCTTAATACTATTAAATCGTTGAAAAAAGATCTTTCCCAGCTTAGTGAATATTTAAAAAATATAGAAAAAACTGAAGATGCCTCAAAAATAACTCCTGTTATGCTTAGAGGATTTATTATAGAACTTCAAAAAAATGAAGTGGGGAAAAGATCCATTAACAGAAAACTTTCATCTTTAAGATCTTTTTTTAAATATTTAATAAAAAACAATCTTATTAAAAACAATCCTATTGAAATAATTAACTCTCCTTCATTTGAAGCAGAAAAACCAGATATATTAACTTTAGAAGAAATAAATAAACTTAGAGATACAATTGATATAAGTAATACCAATGGATTAAGAGACAGATTAATATTTGAATTACTTTATTCAAGCGGGATAACTTCTACTGAAATGCTTGGTATTGGAGAACAAGTTTTTGATCTTGATAGCAGAACCCTTTTAGTTTCAAATGGAAAAACAAATAGAACTGTTTTTTTTAGTCAAAGAACTAGAGAATATTTCAAAAGATATGTTGAATCTAAAAAAGAAAAATACAATGATAAGTACAACTCCAGCATTCTTTTTGTGAATGGTTCTGGAAGTAGATTAAGTGACAGGTCATTAAGGAGAATTGTTGATAGATATGCTGCAAAAGCTGGAATTACAAGAGAAATAAGCCCTTATACTTTTAGGCATACTTTTGCTGTGCATCTTTTAGCTAAAGGAATGAGCCTTAATTTTTTGCAAGAACTTATGGGACATGTTACAATAGAGAGTACAAAAATATATCAAGAAATTTTATATAAAATACCACTTGACTTTATAAATCAAAGTTAG
- the hslV gene encoding ATP-dependent protease subunit HslV translates to MIRATTIIAVKKDGKVAVAGDGQVTFGEVVFKGNAKKIRKIGNYEVLAGFAGAAADAFALMDKFENKLDEFGGNLKKASVELAKDWRTDKALRVLDAMLIVADKNTILILSGNGDVIEPDEDIAAIGSGGNYAYAAARALIRNNKEMSAEEIAIEAMGIAGEMCIYTNLNIVYDVLS, encoded by the coding sequence ATGATAAGAGCTACTACAATTATAGCAGTAAAAAAAGATGGAAAAGTTGCTGTTGCTGGGGATGGACAGGTTACTTTTGGAGAAGTAGTCTTCAAAGGTAATGCAAAAAAAATACGTAAAATAGGTAATTATGAAGTTTTAGCTGGATTTGCTGGAGCTGCTGCTGATGCTTTTGCATTGATGGATAAATTTGAAAACAAGTTAGATGAATTTGGAGGTAACTTAAAAAAAGCTTCTGTTGAACTTGCAAAAGACTGGAGAACAGATAAAGCTTTAAGAGTTTTAGATGCCATGCTTATTGTAGCTGATAAAAATACTATCTTAATTCTTTCAGGTAATGGAGATGTAATAGAACCTGATGAAGATATAGCAGCCATTGGCAGTGGAGGAAATTATGCTTATGCTGCTGCCAGAGCCCTTATAAGGAATAATAAAGAAATGTCTGCTGAAGAGATAGCAATTGAAGCTATGGGAATAGCTGGTGAAATGTGTATTTATACAAATTTAAATATAGTTTATGATGTATTAAGTTAA
- the yqeH gene encoding ribosome biogenesis GTPase YqeH, with protein MGKKCIGCGIELQSEDANKNGYLPEGKFQENGEHYCQRCFKIKNYGKYMPVRLNKDDYRKEVQEAMQYSKLAIAVFDIIDFEGSFDDEILDVLREMDSIVVINKLDLIPDDKHPSEVSDWVKSRLAEEGIAPLDIAIVSSKNGYGINGIFKKIKHFFPDGVEAIVLGVTNVGKSSIVNRLLGAKKVTVSKYPGTTLKSVKNQIPHTNIVLVDTPGLIPEGRISDLVCEECNLKMVPSGEISRKTFKVKKGRALLIGELLWFKVLNEDNTMPIFSLYAAKDVTFHETNTEKLKELLSSDRKDLLYPPCDNCRPQYKKLEMIKKKIKVLAGEELVFKGLGWISVKRGPLEIEVILPKEAEMIVRDAFIKPKR; from the coding sequence ATGGGTAAAAAGTGTATTGGATGTGGAATCGAATTACAAAGCGAAGATGCTAATAAAAATGGATATTTACCTGAAGGGAAATTTCAAGAAAATGGTGAACATTATTGTCAAAGATGCTTTAAAATAAAAAATTATGGTAAATATATGCCTGTAAGATTAAATAAAGATGACTATAGAAAAGAAGTGCAAGAAGCAATGCAGTACTCAAAATTAGCTATAGCAGTATTTGATATAATAGATTTTGAAGGTTCTTTTGATGATGAAATACTTGATGTCCTTAGGGAAATGGATTCTATTGTAGTTATTAATAAATTAGATCTTATTCCTGATGATAAACATCCTTCTGAAGTGTCAGACTGGGTAAAAAGTAGACTGGCAGAAGAAGGAATAGCTCCTCTTGATATTGCAATTGTAAGCAGTAAAAATGGTTATGGAATAAATGGTATATTTAAAAAAATAAAACATTTTTTCCCTGATGGAGTAGAAGCAATAGTTCTTGGTGTTACTAATGTAGGAAAATCAAGTATTGTTAACAGACTCTTAGGAGCTAAAAAAGTAACTGTTTCTAAATATCCAGGTACAACACTTAAAAGTGTAAAAAATCAAATTCCTCATACAAATATTGTGCTAGTTGATACTCCTGGACTTATTCCAGAAGGACGTATTTCTGATTTAGTATGTGAAGAATGTAACTTAAAAATGGTTCCTTCAGGTGAAATATCTAGAAAGACTTTTAAAGTAAAAAAAGGCAGAGCTCTTTTAATTGGAGAACTATTATGGTTTAAGGTCTTAAATGAAGATAACACTATGCCTATTTTCTCTCTTTATGCCGCAAAAGACGTAACTTTCCATGAGACAAATACAGAAAAATTAAAAGAACTTTTATCTTCTGACAGAAAAGATCTCCTTTATCCACCATGTGATAATTGCAGACCTCAGTATAAAAAATTGGAAATGATAAAGAAAAAAATAAAGGTGTTGGCTGGAGAGGAATTAGTATTTAAAGGATTAGGATGGATATCTGTAAAAAGAGGTCCATTGGAAATTGAAGTTATTCTTCCTAAAGAAGCTGAAATGATTGTAAGAGATGCTTTTATTAAACCAAAAAGATAG
- a CDS encoding NAD(P)/FAD-dependent oxidoreductase, whose product MKYDIIFLGGGQAGVFGAYEAVEKKDGAKILIIDKGKMLKQRICPKETLGKCVNCPTCSIIYGVSGAGAFSDSKFNMDYRVGGDVHNVTGKKIVNDTIQYVVNIYKKFGFNEKPAGISYNSVMEKIKRGCIENGIQLVDTPTMHLGTDGSRKLYTELIDYLIEKGIEFATEREIESLLIEDGKIKGVAVTHKGKKEEYYSDHVVIGMGRSGAQKMMDLCKEHNIKYENGAIDIGVRAEIPDIIMKEINENFYEAKMIYYSRNYRDKMRTFCSNPSGFIAAEKYEDDFVLANGHAYKDRKSSNTNLALLCTKKFTEPFNQPFEYATAIAKMSSMLTGGKLLVQSYIDLKAGRRSTDEKLSRLNIIPTTEDYVAGDIALACPQRLLDNIMEFIEVLDKITPGFASGDLLLYFPEIKFRSTRIEINKDMETSIKGLYAAGDSSGYGSGLNIAAVMGILAVRDILIKL is encoded by the coding sequence GTGAAATATGACATTATCTTTTTAGGTGGTGGACAAGCTGGGGTATTTGGTGCTTATGAAGCTGTCGAAAAAAAAGATGGAGCAAAGATTCTTATTATTGATAAGGGTAAAATGCTCAAACAAAGAATATGCCCAAAAGAAACTCTTGGAAAATGTGTAAATTGTCCTACTTGTTCAATAATTTATGGAGTAAGTGGTGCTGGAGCTTTTTCTGATTCAAAATTTAATATGGATTATAGAGTTGGTGGAGATGTACATAATGTAACAGGAAAAAAAATAGTTAATGATACAATTCAATATGTGGTAAATATATATAAAAAATTTGGATTTAACGAGAAGCCAGCAGGAATAAGTTATAATTCTGTTATGGAAAAAATAAAAAGAGGATGTATTGAAAATGGAATTCAGCTTGTTGATACACCTACTATGCATCTTGGAACTGATGGTTCCAGAAAACTATATACTGAACTTATAGACTATTTAATTGAAAAAGGTATAGAGTTTGCTACTGAAAGGGAAATAGAAAGTCTTCTCATCGAAGATGGAAAAATTAAAGGGGTAGCTGTTACTCATAAAGGTAAAAAAGAGGAATATTATTCTGATCATGTAGTCATTGGAATGGGAAGAAGTGGTGCCCAAAAAATGATGGACTTATGTAAAGAACATAATATAAAATATGAAAATGGTGCTATTGATATTGGAGTAAGAGCTGAAATACCTGATATTATTATGAAAGAAATCAATGAAAACTTTTATGAAGCAAAAATGATCTATTATTCTAGAAACTATAGAGATAAAATGAGAACTTTCTGCAGCAATCCAAGTGGATTTATTGCTGCTGAAAAATATGAAGATGATTTTGTTCTTGCAAATGGTCATGCTTATAAAGATAGAAAATCTTCTAATACAAATCTTGCTCTATTATGTACTAAAAAATTTACTGAACCATTTAATCAACCCTTTGAATATGCAACTGCAATAGCTAAAATGTCATCCATGCTTACTGGTGGTAAACTTTTAGTTCAATCTTACATAGATCTGAAGGCGGGAAGAAGATCAACTGATGAAAAACTTTCAAGATTAAATATAATTCCTACTACTGAAGATTATGTAGCTGGTGATATAGCTCTAGCATGCCCTCAAAGACTTTTAGACAATATAATGGAATTTATTGAAGTGCTGGACAAAATTACTCCTGGATTTGCTTCTGGGGATCTTCTGCTTTATTTTCCAGAAATAAAATTTAGAAGTACCAGAATAGAAATAAACAAAGATATGGAAACTAGTATTAAAGGTCTTTATGCTGCTGGAGATAGTTCTGGTTATGGAAGTGGACTAAATATAGCTGCAGTAATGGGAATACTAGCTGTAAGAGATATATTAATTAAATTATAA
- the ftsY gene encoding signal recognition particle-docking protein FtsY: MRFFNKLFKKDKNEEEKSNITVAGVEVSEILEDNKEKMETEAKDEISDPLLEEKEEVASDSVSEIKKEEGKGFFTSLKDKLFKSREGLFGKLKSFILGRSVIDFEMYEELENILIQSDIGMDMTVKIVGALEKEVKRRGIKDPKDIYPVLKEVMEGFLIKEGNDIVIEDGKLNVILVVGVNGVGKTTTIGKLASKFTKDGKKVILGAGDTFRAAAIEQLEEWAKRSGAEIVKSTQGSDPGAVVFDTLTAAESRGADVAIIDTAGRLHNKNNLMKELEKIHNIIKKKLGVQHYESILVIDGTTGQNGLSQAKVFNEVTDLTGFIITKLDGTAKGGIVFSISEEIKKPIKFIGVGEKIEDLRKFDAREYIQAIFD, encoded by the coding sequence ATGAGGTTTTTCAACAAACTTTTTAAAAAAGATAAGAATGAAGAAGAGAAAAGCAATATTACTGTTGCTGGTGTTGAAGTTTCTGAAATTCTTGAAGATAATAAAGAAAAAATGGAGACTGAAGCAAAGGATGAAATATCAGATCCTCTTCTTGAAGAAAAAGAAGAAGTTGCCTCTGATTCTGTTTCAGAAATAAAAAAAGAAGAAGGCAAAGGATTTTTTACTTCACTTAAAGACAAACTTTTTAAATCTAGAGAAGGATTATTTGGAAAGTTAAAATCTTTTATTTTAGGAAGAAGTGTAATAGACTTTGAAATGTATGAGGAATTGGAAAATATTCTCATTCAATCTGATATTGGTATGGATATGACTGTAAAAATAGTGGGTGCATTAGAAAAAGAAGTAAAAAGAAGAGGTATAAAAGATCCTAAAGATATTTATCCTGTTTTAAAAGAAGTTATGGAAGGATTCCTTATTAAAGAAGGAAATGATATAGTTATAGAAGATGGCAAGCTTAATGTTATTCTTGTAGTTGGTGTAAATGGTGTAGGAAAAACTACTACAATTGGTAAGCTAGCTTCTAAATTTACAAAGGATGGTAAAAAAGTTATTTTAGGTGCTGGAGATACATTTAGAGCTGCTGCAATTGAACAATTAGAAGAATGGGCAAAAAGATCTGGTGCTGAAATAGTAAAAAGTACTCAAGGTTCTGATCCTGGAGCTGTTGTCTTTGATACACTTACTGCTGCTGAATCAAGAGGAGCAGATGTAGCTATCATAGATACTGCTGGAAGGCTTCATAATAAAAATAACTTAATGAAAGAATTAGAAAAAATTCATAATATCATTAAGAAAAAATTAGGTGTTCAGCATTATGAATCTATTCTGGTAATAGATGGTACCACTGGTCAGAATGGACTTTCACAGGCAAAAGTTTTCAATGAAGTAACTGATTTAACTGGTTTCATCATAACTAAATTAGATGGAACTGCTAAAGGGGGGATTGTGTTCAGTATATCTGAAGAAATTAAAAAACCAATTAAGTTTATAGGAGTAGGCGAAAAAATTGAAGATTTAAGGAAGTTTGATGCAAGGGAATATATACAAGCTATATTTGACTAA
- the pta gene encoding phosphate acetyltransferase has translation MSFLVKIREKARTVGKTVVLPEGQDERVVTAAAKIVELGLAKPVVLGIKADMERVANDLRISLKGVEIIEIANSPKLNEYAAKFAELRAKKGMTFEKAKEIMSTEPNFYGAMMVKLNDADAMVSGSDSPTADVLRAGLQIIGTKPGIKTVSSMFVMELTERQETYGEVLLFGDCSVIPVPTSEQLADIAEASVVTARNVVGMEGKVALMTFSTKGSASHPDVDVVKEAGNILKERGVKFPFEAEIQADAAIVKSVAMKKCPESKVAGSANILVFPNLAAGNIGYKLVQRLAGANAYGPLIQGLASPINDLSRGCSVDDIVNLVAITAVQAAE, from the coding sequence TTGAGTTTTTTGGTTAAAATAAGAGAAAAAGCAAGAACAGTTGGTAAAACAGTTGTATTGCCTGAAGGACAAGATGAAAGAGTAGTTACTGCTGCTGCTAAAATAGTTGAATTAGGGCTTGCTAAACCTGTTGTTTTAGGAATTAAAGCAGATATGGAAAGAGTAGCTAATGATTTAAGAATCTCTTTAAAAGGAGTTGAAATTATTGAAATTGCTAATTCCCCAAAGTTAAATGAATATGCAGCTAAATTTGCTGAATTAAGAGCAAAAAAAGGAATGACTTTTGAAAAAGCTAAAGAAATTATGTCAACTGAACCTAATTTTTATGGAGCTATGATGGTAAAATTAAATGATGCTGACGCTATGGTATCTGGGTCAGATTCACCTACAGCTGATGTATTGAGAGCTGGATTACAAATCATTGGAACTAAACCTGGAATAAAAACTGTTTCTTCTATGTTTGTTATGGAACTTACAGAAAGACAAGAAACTTATGGCGAAGTTTTATTATTTGGAGACTGTTCAGTTATACCAGTTCCAACTTCTGAACAATTAGCAGATATTGCTGAAGCTTCAGTTGTTACTGCTAGAAATGTAGTTGGAATGGAAGGAAAAGTTGCTTTAATGACTTTCTCAACTAAAGGTTCTGCAAGTCATCCTGATGTTGATGTAGTTAAAGAGGCTGGAAACATTTTAAAAGAAAGAGGAGTTAAATTTCCTTTTGAAGCTGAAATACAGGCTGATGCTGCCATCGTTAAATCAGTAGCAATGAAAAAATGTCCTGAATCTAAAGTTGCAGGAAGTGCAAATATCTTAGTATTCCCTAATCTTGCAGCTGGAAACATTGGATACAAATTAGTTCAAAGATTGGCTGGTGCTAATGCATATGGTCCATTAATTCAAGGACTTGCATCTCCTATTAATGATTTATCAAGAGGATGTTCAGTAGATGACATTGTAAACTTAGTAGCAATTACAGCAGTTCAAGCAGCTGAGTAA